The Penicillium psychrofluorescens genome assembly, chromosome: 2 nucleotide sequence GTGTCTCCGACATTATCTCTGTGCGAGAGTATCGCTAATGCTGATCGCGGTTTTGTAGGTACAATTCCACTATATTCCTTACAACAGGAGCCTTCGAGTACGAGATAATTAGTGGGAATCGAACGTTCATGGAGCTCAGCAATACAGACttggaacaagaagagagataCTGGCAAAATGCGAATCTGCTTCCCCCTCTCACCGACCTGCGTAATCAACAGGCAAACGGCGGTTTCCGTCGGATGGACAACTTGGAATGCATCGATGCATACGGAGTCAATCTTCAGTCAGATTACGGGACCCTGTTGCTGGTTACTGACCATGTCCCGCCAATGTATGGCGAAGGCTATTTCCATTATTTCGGTCAAAGCTATGTCGATGTGGTTGAAGAATCATCCTGGCTGTGGATGTTGAACTTTAATCAATTCTTATACTCGGATGATTTAGATCTACTTCGCGCGCACTCCGAGAACTTGACCATACCCTATCTCGATGACTCTATAGATTATGTAGAGTCCAAACTCGAATACTGTCTTGCGCAAAAGGTCCCTGAAAAGTGCCAGGTGAAGTACAGTCTACCCTTGCTCATCGTGGTCATTGTCTTCAATATTATCAAGGCCGGCATCCTCTGGGGCATTACAGTGGCCATCGACTTTGTGCCTCTTTTGACCGTCGGGGACGCGGTGGCTGAGTTCTTAAAGAGGCCGGAATGCTTTACCCTTGCGCGGGATGAACTGCGCTACGACGAGAAGCGCAAGCCATGGTACACAGTGGTGTCGAAGAGGCGATGGACCGGCTGTATTGTTTTGTGAGTTCCATTCCGAAGGATTTCCCTCTGTCCTAACTTTTGCAAGCTAACCTTTCCATAGGTTTCTTGGAAGCCTTATTGTTAGTGTGTTTCTTCTGTTCTACGGCATAAACTCCGATGGAAACCACGGATTCTCATCTGCCTGGTCGCTTGGGATTGGCGCCGCCGACACTCGGTATCTGATCCAGGGACGGCATCGCCCGTCAACAGTCGCTGGCAACACCATGATGGCCAATACACCACAGGTCGTATATTCGTTTCTCTACTTCGTCTTCAATGGCGCCTTGACGGCAATGGCCCAAGCACACGAATGGAGCCAGTACGCCGTGAACCGGAAGGGCTTACGAGTTTCAACCCCTGCAAAGGGCAAGCAGAGGAGCACTTACTTCCTGTCGCTGCCTTACCGCTATTCCATCCCTCAGCTGATATTCTCCATGACATTGCATTGGCTCATCTCTCAGAGCCTGTTTCTCGTCGATGTAGAAGCATACTCTCCGACCCTGGCGCGCATCGAGGCCGACGGTTTTATAACATGCGGGTACTCGCCTCTCGCCATTGTTTGCACTCTGACAGTGGGGTCCCTAATGGGGCTCTTTTTGGCTGGCTTGGCGTGCTTTCGAAAGTTCAAGTCTGGCATGCCGATCGCCGGTAGCTCAAGTCTTGCCATCTCGGCCTCATGCCACCCATATCCGGCTCTTGAAGAGAGCGCCGAGACACATAGGATGTCAGGGATTGAGACGAAGCAACTACAGTGGGGGGTTGTGACTGCTAGCTTCGAGGGAGCGGAGCATTGTTCTTTctccgacgaagaagtcAGATTGCCAGTCCATTCATGTACCTACAGGTGAAGCGCGCATAGTACAGTGGCATtttcgaatattgctgtaTTGGGTGGAAAGATTGCCCTtaaagaaagagagacaaacCAGGCAACACCCTGGTGTACGCGGCAAACAGTAATATTAATATCCCGAGTCTATTCCTAATATAGCTTCGTTAGTCTTGACATTATTTTCGAGAAACATTGAGAGAGTGTTGTAGGTGGTTGCACCAGTTTCGAGACGCACTGTAAGTTGACAAAACTATGTGATTTTTAGTCTGTATTGGGGGTGCCCGAAGGACACACAGTAATAGAACCAGCTTCGAACGTCAAGCACGTCAACAGCACGTACCCTCCAAACGGTCTCTTTCAGGCCAAGATCTTACTTACAATAAAAGCATGGCCGGGACCTACTTACTCCATTTGGGACTGACACTCTTACCACTTTGTAGGGTTTTATAATCCTGAAAAAGTTACAGATTGTCTCTAAGCCAATGACTTCTTGCGCTTAGATTCCTCTGCATCTATCCTACCTTTAGCTGGCTAATCGTAACGCTTGACGCAGATGTCTATCTGGGCATACATACTAGTAATAGTAAGTCCCCAGGAAACGTGCTAGGTCTAGATCCTATCGGCAAATGCTTTAGGATTTAGACTCTCCTTAGCTCGTATTTAGGATATCGCTAATTTCTTCCTGTAAGAGGAAGTGCTAGGCCTCCAACGCGACGCCATGTCAGGCCCCCTCCGAGGGGACCAAACAAAGAAATTTGCCCTGCTTTTCGTTCGCTGTCCACTGAATCCTGCCGTAGCTATCGCGGTGGGTCCTTAGATCTGTTTTTTTTGCCGTCCCGGGAGGGTGTGCCCTATCTCTAGGCGACCATTGGTGAACTTGCCTGTCAAACATGATCCACATTTGTTTTTTCAGTTAAAAGGGCAATAGGTTTCGGGCTATTCCGTTGATAAGACCTGTTGGATTCCTGTTCCTAGTATGTAGTAGTCGTGCGCTGTAGAGATCTCTTACCCGGCGACATGACACACTTCACCAATTTTTTGCATAGGATCGACAAAAAAACTACCGCGATTTGACGTTGAACTGTACTATCTACAGTATGGCCCTGCATAGCAACAAGCGTGCCTTGTACGATGGGACTCTTTTCCAGACGTGGCGTGCTGAGAACGGCAAGTGTGCCGGGTGATGTCAGATTCTACTGGACAGGGTAGCTCGCATATGCCGCACAGCTATTATGAGCTGCAGCAAGAGAAACACGCTCAAGACCCACAATACTGAGTTCAGTCATTCGGATGATGCGATCGATGATGGCTGTCGACCGTGAACGCGTTCTGGAACACGTCCACACCGGGCGCTGGATGGAGCTGCCACGGAACTTGATCTGCAAAACAGGGACAAAGGCTAAGCCGTGATCTGCCTGGATCCCGGAGTGGGTCcgaacaaaaaaaaaaccttGACGGACGGAGACCTTTGGGACAGGAGTATTGTAATCCGTAGTGACGAAATCACAATGTAGCCTCATATCTAGACTCTGAGGGACTGTGTTGTTGTGTGATTCAAAACTGACAGTTTCTTTCCATTTCAAGAGTGCTCTAGAGCGGTTTGGTGAGCAGGCTCGCAGTCGACTACTGAGAATCATCGACTGATAGCCAGCAACCAAAGCAACACACCGGAGTGCGCAGAATCGGGATGCCGGTATGCCGTCCCGGTGAACAGCGGTCGAGAGCCGCCCGGGTCATACAAGGGATCCCGATAGGGCCCGTCGTGGAGCCATTGCCATTATTGGACGGCAGCATGCTCTGTTCTGTAGACCGGTGGATCGGTTCTTGCTTCGCAGCAACTCCGAGTGGCCATTCAGGGAATTGATGATGGGCGGAGCTCCGATCAGAACAGATCGAGTGCCCTGGCGGGTCCTTGTACAGTACCAATAATAATGGCGCCATCCGTCTCTCTCAGCTgtcaataataatagtaaCCACCGGGTCAACTCGTTGCGATAAGTGCACCCGAGGTTATGGCGTGATGGCCATGGGTAAAAGAAAGGCCCTCCGACTTCTCAGTTCCTCTATTCATATGATAGCGCTGACGTAAATGTCACCGGTTCAGCCCTGCCTCAATCAATTCTGTCTGTCGGTCGTTCTTTTTTGATTTTCCTCATCTTCCCACTTCTCACTCATCTCTCCTTCGACACACTCTCTTAtcatcccaccatcccacTTCGGCCTAGCATTATCGCGCTATCGCCACATCCGACCGTCGACGGAAACGGACTGACTCCACCACGACCCGTTGTCGGACCGGATTGATTCTGGACATTCACCCGGCAGATcgcgaaaaaaaagaaacggaaaaaaaaatacacCAGCACATACTGCCGTCTTTtatttttttatttttgaTTTTGGtcttctcttcattctcatcctcctctcgctctcccacACAAACCGCTATACCCCGACACACAAGCGACCCCTGTCGCATCCAGCCGGCACGTCATGGCTCTCAGCTTTTTCAGTGGCGGCGGGAGCGCAAGCAATGCCAAGTACTTCGATATCCGGTGAGTCAGACCCCAACGCCGAGCCCTGTAGCGAAAACTCCGTCGCTAATAAGAATTGTGTGCTTAGGCTCAACGACGACTACATCGTGTTCCGAggtggtgaagatgaagccGCCAGCGCCCATCTCAAGGGCACGTTGGTGCTGTGCTTGTCGGAACCACTGACGATCAAGCACCTGCGCCTACAGTTAACAGGCATGTCGCGCGTGTGGTAAGACATTCTCATTGCCGAGGTAAATTTGCTTTCCTTCTGACAAATCGGTCATGCAGCTGGCATCTGCCCTCCACCTCGAATGCCGGTGGCCGCAAGTCGTGGCGCGAACGAGTCTTCTATGAGCAGACCTGGCGATTCCGGGACCCGGGCAAAGGCAAGACCGAGATCCTAGCGGCGGGCAACTACGAGTATCCCttcgacatcgtcctcgaGGGCTCAATGCCCGAAAGCGTGGAGGGGCTGCACGAGACATGGGTGATGTACCGGTTCAAGGCAGAGATCGGCAGGAAATACGCCAAGGACATCGTGGTCCGCAAGCCGCTGCGGATCATTCGGACCCTTGATCCCAGCGCTCTGGAGCTGTCGCATGCAATGGTAGGTTGAGAATTTGATCTTTGACGGGGAAGCTGTCGCTGACATTTTTCCTGTGCACAGTCTGTCGATAACATCTGGCCGAACAAGATCGAATACTCCATCTGCACACCGACCAAGGCGGTCATTTTCGGAACGTCGATCCGCGTGGATTTCAAATTGATTCCCCTGCTAAAGGGCCTGCGGATCGGGCAAATTACGTCGCAGCTGATCGAGAGCCAAGATCTGACGCTGAACCCGGAAGACCCCGAGTCGATTCGCAACACGTACAAAATTACCCGGACGATCCTGACCGATGAGGTGGAATTGGACGAAAATAACATCGAAATCATCGACGAGGCGGCCGAGGGACACCAACTCGTGCGATACCTGGATATGCCACATACCCTGACTCGGTGTCTGCAGGACACAGACACCAAGGGCATTAAAATTCGACACAAGCTCAAGTTCCGCATTCAATTACACAACCCGGACGGCCACGTCAGCGAGGTAAGCATTGTTCGTACGTGGTATCCTGTCCGATGCTAATGGTGATGCAGCTGCGCGCGACACTCCCAGTTTCCATTTTCATTTCGCCACATATCGCAATCGATGACCAGAACAACCTCGTGGAGGTAACCCCGCAGGCGACCCGGAGGGCCGTGGACGAAATGGCTCAGCATGCGCCTCCGCTGTACGGTGACCACCAGTTCGATCAACTGTACAGCGAACTCGATCCCAGCGGCTACCGAACCCCCGGTCCTGGTAGCGGTCCAGGCACGCCATTCGGCCCACTGAGCCGCAATCTCTCAGCAGAGAACCTCGCCTCCATGAATGCCTTGACAACGACAGACATCTCCGCCTCGGCTCTGCAGAGCCGTCTGGCCAATCTGAGCACCAATCCACTCGGACACCCCACGCACAATGAGCCGCACGACTCTCCTCCAACGGAGGGTGATGCCGCGCAGCGACGGGCCTATGCTAATACGGATTACTTTGGCGCCGCGTCTGGTGCCAACACGCACAACCACGACAGCCCTGATCTGGAGCGGAGACCATCCGACGAAGTCGACCACGACGTTATCTCCTCCGGCATGGCGACGCCCTTCCATCCCCAATACGCCGAGGTCGAAACCCTGAGCCGGGTGCCCAGTTACTCGACTGCCGTTCGCAGCACCATCCGACCGTGCGACGCGGGTCTGCCCGACTACAACGCCGTCATGGCGAGCGACGTTCCCACGCCGCCGATGATTCAGTCTCCACAGCAGGCTTATCTGCGCAGTGGCCGATCCACGGGCGCCTCGACCCCTGCAGAGGTGCCCAACCGCTCCCAATATCTCGACGCCCACGGCACCGCTGCTGACGATGAGGAACGCCGACTTCGCCTTGTGCAAGCACGAGCGAGGTAGGAGCATCCACTTgctccccctcctctccctctttttctACCGATATCCCATCACGCCCGGTGCTGGACGCTGGGCTATGCCTCTTCACTCAGCctctggttttttttttttttttctctcttcttcagcattGCAATACCGACAAGACCTCTCACAGCATCCATCCCCGGTCTCTTTTCTTGCTCTCGGTGTTTGGCAACTACATGGATTTTTTTCGTCCTCACATAGATGGTGTTTGCTTTGGTTT carries:
- a CDS encoding uncharacterized protein (ID:PFLUO_002918-T1.cds;~source:funannotate), translated to MELSNTDLEQEERYWQNANLLPPLTDLRNQQANGGFRRMDNLECIDAYGVNLQSDYGTLLLVTDHVPPMYGEGYFHYFGQSYVDVVEESSWLWMLNFNQFLYSDDLDLLRAHSENLTIPYLDDSIDYVESKLEYCLAQKVPEKCQVKYSLPLLIVVIVFNIIKAGILWGITVAIDFVPLLTVGDAVAEFLKRPECFTLARDELRYDEKRKPWYTVVSKRRWTGCIVLFLGSLIVSVFLLFYGINSDGNHGFSSAWSLGIGAADTRYLIQGRHRPSTVAGNTMMANTPQVVYSFLYFVFNGALTAMAQAHEWSQYAVNRKGLRVSTPAKGKQRSTYFLSLPYRYSIPQLIFSMTLHWLISQSLFLVDVEAYSPTLARIEADGFITCGYSPLAIVCTLTVGSLMGLFLAGLACFRKFKSGMPIAERRDT
- a CDS encoding uncharacterized protein (ID:PFLUO_002919-T1.cds;~source:funannotate), coding for MALSFFSGGGSASNAKYFDIRLNDDYIVFRGGEDEAASAHLKGTLVLCLSEPLTIKHLRLQLTGMSRVCWHLPSTSNAGGRKSWRERVFYEQTWRFRDPGKGKTEILAAGNYEYPFDIVLEGSMPESVEGLHETWVMYRFKAEIGRKYAKDIVVRKPLRIIRTLDPSALELSHAMSVDNIWPNKIEYSICTPTKAVIFGTSIRVDFKLIPLLKGLRIGQITSQLIESQDLTLNPEDPESIRNTYKITRTILTDEVELDENNIEIIDEAAEGHQLVRYLDMPHTLTRCLQDTDTKGIKIRHKLKFRIQLHNPDGHVSELRATLPVSIFISPHIAIDDQNNLVEVTPQATRRAVDEMAQHAPPLYGDHQFDQLYSELDPSGYRTPGPGSGPGTPFGPLSRNLSAENLASMNALTTTDISASALQSRLANLSTNPLGHPTHNEPHDSPPTEGDAAQRRAYANTDYFGAASGANTHNHDSPDLERRPSDEVDHDVISSGMATPFHPQYAEVETLSRVPSYSTAVRSTIRPCDAGLPDYNAVMASDVPTPPMIQSPQQAYLRSGRSTGASTPAEVPNRSQYLDAHGTAADDEERRLRLVQARAR